A region of bacterium DNA encodes the following proteins:
- a CDS encoding VOC family protein, translated as MTVKRMDNVGIVVEDIDAAIEFFTELGLELEGRAPIEGEWAGRVTGLGDQRVEIAMMRTPDGHGRLELSRFLAPPVVADHRGAPVNALGYLRVMFTVEDIDDTLARLCERGARLVGEVVRYEDAYRLCYVRGPEGILIGLAEELG; from the coding sequence ATGACGGTCAAACGCATGGATAACGTCGGTATCGTTGTCGAGGACATCGACGCCGCCATTGAGTTTTTCACCGAACTTGGCCTCGAACTCGAGGGGCGCGCCCCGATCGAAGGAGAGTGGGCCGGGCGGGTCACGGGACTTGGCGACCAGCGCGTCGAGATCGCCATGATGCGTACGCCGGACGGTCACGGCCGGCTCGAATTGTCCCGATTCCTCGCGCCGCCCGTGGTCGCCGATCACCGCGGCGCTCCGGTGAACGCTCTCGGGTACCTGCGCGTCATGTTCACCGTCGAGGACATCGACGATACGCTCGCGCGCCTCTGCGAGCGCGGCGCGCGGCTCGTCGGCGAAGTGGTCCGTTACGAAGACGCGTATCGGCTCTGCTACGTCCGGGGGCCCGAGGGCATTCTCATCGGGCTCGCCGAAGAACTCGGCTGA
- a CDS encoding DUF4395 domain-containing protein: MGNLICPVSTVRIDAGVVRINAFLTMLLLVTYLAAREPLIVIVLALDFFWRSFLNAPPSPMTRVSNLLAGLIRLPYRATDKAPKVFAARIGFLLTGAASVTHFAFPPAAPWLAGIVAVFAFLESAFNFCAGCFVYAHVALPLTRKLEGSRTDGSG, from the coding sequence ATGGGAAATCTCATCTGCCCGGTATCGACGGTGCGTATTGACGCAGGCGTCGTGCGTATCAATGCATTTCTGACGATGCTTCTCCTCGTCACGTATCTGGCGGCGCGCGAGCCGCTCATCGTCATCGTGCTTGCGCTGGACTTTTTCTGGCGCTCGTTTTTGAACGCGCCGCCAAGCCCGATGACGCGCGTTTCGAATCTTCTCGCCGGATTAATCCGCCTGCCTTACCGCGCGACCGACAAGGCGCCGAAGGTCTTCGCGGCGCGCATCGGATTTTTGTTGACGGGCGCGGCTTCCGTGACGCATTTCGCCTTTCCCCCGGCGGCGCCGTGGCTTGCCGGAATCGTCGCGGTATTCGCGTTTCTCGAATCGGCGTTCAACTTCTGCGCGGGATGCTTCGTCTACGCGCACGTCGCCCTGCCGCTAACGCGGAAGCTCGAAGGATCGCGCACCGACGGCTCCGGTTAA
- a CDS encoding DUF1566 domain-containing protein: protein MRNTPLIALVCFVAAVFFAADPLGAATTPAENCEAHKLVAAGHYADCRLKEDAKAAKSGAAADYAKCGETLIERFESAENAFGAACPTIGDAADVIARVAAETDALALLLSGQTPPAPAECGNGILEGAEACEVGDLDGASCESEGFAGGALACDTGCTFDTGGCYATRFVDNGDGSVTDNGTGLTWEQKTTDSSIHDVLRLFIWSTPIPGNPITTDGLPDGTLFTSFLWELNGTVSTDGTTIGGCFAGHCDWRLPTVEELKTIHVARVDPIFGPTRPEDYWTGTEYPYDLDPEAAWRAYLGGYYLWFKAQPAFARAVRGPLWNP, encoded by the coding sequence ATGAGAAACACCCCGTTGATCGCCCTGGTTTGTTTTGTCGCCGCCGTTTTCTTCGCGGCCGACCCGTTAGGCGCCGCGACGACGCCGGCCGAGAACTGCGAAGCCCACAAGCTGGTGGCCGCCGGCCACTACGCCGACTGCCGCTTGAAGGAAGACGCGAAGGCCGCAAAGAGCGGCGCGGCGGCTGACTATGCGAAGTGCGGCGAGACGCTCATCGAGCGCTTCGAGTCCGCGGAGAATGCCTTCGGCGCGGCGTGTCCGACAATCGGCGACGCCGCTGACGTGATCGCCCGCGTCGCGGCCGAGACCGACGCGTTGGCGCTCCTGCTTTCGGGCCAGACGCCGCCCGCGCCGGCCGAATGCGGCAACGGCATCCTTGAGGGCGCGGAAGCGTGCGAAGTCGGCGATCTCGACGGCGCAAGCTGCGAATCGGAGGGCTTTGCCGGCGGCGCCCTGGCGTGCGACACGGGCTGCACGTTCGATACCGGCGGCTGCTACGCGACGCGATTCGTCGATAACGGAGACGGCAGCGTCACCGACAACGGCACCGGTCTCACCTGGGAACAGAAGACCACGGACAGCAGCATCCACGACGTCTTGCGGTTGTTCATCTGGAGCACCCCGATTCCGGGCAACCCGATCACGACGGACGGTCTTCCCGACGGCACGCTGTTCACGTCGTTCCTTTGGGAACTCAACGGGACGGTGAGCACCGACGGCACGACGATCGGCGGATGTTTCGCGGGTCACTGCGACTGGCGGTTGCCGACGGTCGAGGAGTTGAAGACCATTCACGTCGCGCGGGTCGATCCCATCTTCGGACCGACGCGGCCCGAAGATTACTGGACAGGCACGGAATATCCGTACGACCTGGATCCCGAAGCCGCCTGGCGCGCCTATTTGGGCGGCTACTACCTCTGGTTCAAGGCGCAGCCCGCATTCGCCCGCGCGGTTCGAGGCCCGCTCTGGAACCCGTGA